A genomic segment from Brienomyrus brachyistius isolate T26 chromosome 9, BBRACH_0.4, whole genome shotgun sequence encodes:
- the megf8 gene encoding multiple epidermal growth factor-like domains protein 8 isoform X2: protein MTGWLSPLLMVLLWAWVSSSQAGDCKGQRQVLRGPPGYVTDGPGNYSVNGNCEWLIKAPSSSYSIVLNFTFMETECTYDYLFVYDGDSYRSPLLASLSGTTLPQPIEAKSGKMLLHLFSDANYNLLGFNATYSFSVCPGACSGHGRCDTPSARCLCPEGWGGPDCSSPLCPHVCPLHGSCDKKGERCLCSSGFVGRSCQLGLRDDSGAGQWWEVSGGDANTPRRTAAAGVYLPSTEAMYLFGGFDLNKALGDLVRYNFTSNQWEAVQHTFTPAARHSHTAVEWQGKMLVYGGELADGSLAGDIWMYHPLEDRWEQHGRGDLPGAPRLANHAAAVVDGYLYIFGGRTPEDMFSSILYRFDLRKRQWEVVHPSGGKPPATAGHSMVFHRPSRTLLVYGGHRPTTARFSVRVNSTDMFHLDRRFWTSLRSRFPANGPRERAFHSATVIGNYMVVFGGNVHIHYQEEKCYDEDIFFYHLGCHQWVTGGVDPTQRGGVVRGRYSHVAAVMEGRVLLVTGGYSGIARGDLLAYKVPLFVSSDPGDRDAVCAEAPDESSCLKNPECSWCEGRCREYQPTDPCGSTGCLGLARFLSDCQSCLVFSGSPASLPRAPGDFGWCVQNESCLPVLEQSACRVDQISGAYGWWGERTRFLTFFNSCRAENFVPGMHLLTFQHPRNNSQPDKVSILRSTSITLSPSTEMDVTLQFRGFIHPLWGSPPPAPPTTETVSMWARIQRLHFMARMAAGPNSLKLSDVIGRWGAQQEKESRLLARPSGSRLFQNLTRGNRYLVEAEGYLNNSGSGHTSEMALTWNRTVFPGGSEISFLFLEPYRSSSCSEYYSCLACLSDQSCGWCPPQNRCLLRTSVEPCLEMSGELERHLLITPQHCTLCEDYRDCTACTQDPYCEWQISSSKKGDYQCSRRGRLEGSIRDPRGCPKVCNQRRTCGECLSNASQCAWCESAQVCFYFAAYLTKYPYGECRDWYDSVHSTPQCKQCPALSTCAECLQTFQCGWCGDYDNPTIGRCLRGDWAGLADDSAFNCSIAVAEVKAARALCSTSSPEPQTSSPPRVTEMELEHLEGLLEGHKEAVWSYPSCPDVEECRLGLHRCHPFATCVNTATAYECHCERGYTGDGVLHCNQTCFNECREGRCSGSPRFECECALGWTSDPSTLVLSGVECDVDCGCNFHSTCVTAPGICDQCQDWTSGLQCEQCRPGSFGSALAGGEGCVPCQCNGHGDPLRGYCHNQTGLCYCTHNTQGPQCESCLPGFYGDPRNNGTCFRQCQGRSVLLSSPSSQSPLLSASLGWRGGAGAQGGLSHCLWVLSVTKDLSPCLPGKQCPPVSLMLHPDSRTPCPSSYVYVFDGLPRFLGNGVVQSDHNLIGAFCGTTRTMPVTVEATSGVISVYFEANVSSGPPQGFNASFWVRRCQEGLAEDKIPCQGRAECRGGLCRCTKGYGGPHCDRLLCPAGCGSKEGRGMCVTALGICQCSEGWAGPDCASPTGISSLLWENLLDTQMTANQAHRFLQRMGHSMVSGPQGTLWMYGGLSLTEGMLGNVYRYSVSEHRWTQMLTSIVEDGLAPSPRYHHASALLTSQEPLAGTQGVTHGVMLVVGGVTQKGVAMDTWALNLSSLVWKEFKSSILPPVAGHTLTIRHGTSALLIGGYSPENGFNHQLLEFSLDSGNWTVAAHAGTPPTGLYGHSAVYHEQTDAVYVFGGYRFHVESVEPSGELYSLYYPNLTWSLLVPSQGNKPLSRFFHAAALLKDTMVVVGGRTGEEDYSNSVSLYQINCNTWIQPVLAVGEPVNKSVSLAMVAWEGRLFLSGGFNGVTLGRLLTLSVPADPCGLLPTSEACNATTGSCVWFRSSCTSSDTAERLGCENVQSPCSPTPRLPDQCRRLKTCSECLARHPKTFSNPTQPALQCKWCTNCPEGACINSSVSCTSEHDCRINQREIFLSSNCTETSCEASDCPKCTASGKCMWTRQFKRTGETRRILSVNPTYDWTCFSYALLNVSPMQVESSPPLPCPPPCHHLGTCSLCLGSRGSDGGWQQCVWSVALQQCMSPSFVPLRCEAGQCGRLLTRGDSCSPQCSQLTQCSQCIARPQCGWCATRGGNGAGRCLHGGLEGVSEDVCPQWNSSWSFLHCPEEDECANGHHHCNSTQDCHDQPQGYNCTCRQGYVLSSMSGQCEPVCSQGCVNGTCVSPGVCHCHFGFVGDSCSAQCRCNKHSDCASLTQPDVCLECHNNTMGQHCEKCKPLFVGSALGGGMCQPCRKFCQGNSAVCLSREEHKRALEHPREFLLDPESITQWVMEGPTEVSAMCVNCQNNSVGDKCETCLSGYFLLQGKCEKCQCNGHADTCNEHDGTGCPCQNNTETASCLTSSQSDRKDCYKQQCAKCKDSFNGTPVNGRQCYRQFNVDHECCFDPTSQSNCFHEPNIRNLPRGRTVFFAAQPKFTNVDIRVTIDVTFGEVEVYVSNSHDTFIVEVDRQTGVHSVKIEDDVPRGEVPPSPIKLYTNSSSGLSPPPLPSTPLQLQAKSPAAEREIREERAQGLISYITVWKPQTVLIVRGVRDRVVITFPHEVHSLKSSRFYIVLRGVGTEAHDGQSQGLLFLRQDQAHIDLFVFFSVFFSCFFLFLSVCVLLWKVKQFLDFRREQRRHIQEMTKMASRPFAKLTVYLEPEEPQLIYLPSCGLPGGPISISHARTNKLGGVMMGPRGRPGGVSYKHDPASGPAGHQLHHLSLSGGNSGQHLPLHYLNTQHYASTLAGTPSSHLQHHPSSHSGYQHFCRSDPFLSQLLGFSYSSFKVGPITLEPTDDGMAGVATLLIQLPGGILAPNRACLGSALVTLRQNLQEYCGHGSGGAHPGAGGGRKGLLGHQHLTTMAM from the exons ATGACTGGCTGGCTCTCTCCCCTCCTGATGGTCCTGCTGTGGGCCTGGGTCTCCAGTAGCCAGGCTGGGGACTGTAAGGGTCAACGGCAAGTGCTCAGGGGACCTCCAGGGTATGTCACAGATGGGCCAGGAAACTACTCCGTCAATGGCAACTGCGAGTGGCTAATTAAGG CCCCGAGCAGCAGTTACAGCATCGTTCTGAACTTCACCTTCATGGAGACGGAGTGCACTTACGATTACCTGTTTGTTTACGATGGCGACTCATACCGGAGCCCCCTGCTGGCGAGCCTCAGTGGTACGACCCTGCCACAACCTATAGAGGCAAAGTCTGGCAAG ATGCTGCTGCACCTGTTCAGCGACGCAAACTACAACTTGCTGGGCTTCAATGCCACCTACTCCTTCTCGGTGTGCCCGGGAGCCTGCAGCGGGCACGGGCGCTGTGACACACCATCAGCCCGCTGCCTCTGTCccgagggctggggggggcccgACTGTAGCAGCCCGCTCTGCCCTCATGTCTGTCCCCTGCACGGCTCCTGTGACAAG AAGGGTGAGCGCTGCCTGTGCAGCTCTGGTTTTGTCGGGCGGAGCTGCCAGCTGGGTCTCCGTGACGACAGTGGGGCAGGGCAGTGGTGGGAGGTCAGTGGGGGCGACGCCAACACGCCACGCCGCACAGCTGCCGCTGGAGTGTACCTGCCTTCCACTGAAGCCATGTACCTGTTTGGGG GCTTCGACTTGAACAAGGCTCTGGGGGATCTGGTGAGGTACAACTTCACAAGTAACCAATGGGAGGCGGTGCAGCACACGTTTACACCG GCGGCTCGACACTCCCACACGGCTGTCGAATGGCAAGGGAAGATGCTCGTGTATGGAGGCGAGCTTGCTGATGGCTCACTGGCAGGCGACATCTGGATGTACCACCCCCTGGAAGACAGGTGGGAGCAGCACGGGAGAGGGGACCTTCCAGGGGCTCCCCGACTGGCAAACCATGCAGCTGCCGTGGTGGATGGCTACCTTTACATCTTCGGGG GACGCACACCAGAGGACATGTTTTCCTCGATTTTGTACCGTTTTGACCTGCGGAAACGCCAGTGGGAGGTGGTGCATCCATCGGGGGGGAAGCCCCCGGCCACAGCAGGCCACTCCATGGTGTTCCACCGGCCGTCCCGGACCCTGCTGGTCTACGGTGGCCACAGACCCACCACCGCCAG GTTCAGTGTGCGCGTCAACTCCACGGACATGTTCCATTTGGACCGACGCTTCTGGACCTCTCTGCGCTCCCGGTTCCCGGCCAATGGTCCCAGGGAGAGGGCATTCCATTCTGCCACCGTCATCGGCAACTATATGGTTGTGTTCG GTGGGAACGTGCACATCCATTACCAGGAGGAGAAGTGCTATGATGAGGACATTTTCTTCTATCACCTGGGCTGTCACCAGTGGGTCACTGGCGGGGTGGATCCCACGCAGC GAGGGGGCGTTGTGCGGGGACGGTACTCCCACGTTGCTGCTGTGATGGAGGGCCGTGTGCTCCTGGTTACTGGGGGTTACAGTGGGATCGCCCGCGGAGACCTGCTGGCTTACAAAGTCCCGCTGTTCGTCAGCAGTGATCCgggagatagg GACGCCGTGTGTGCCGAGGCCCCCGATGAGAGCTCGTGCCTGAAGAATCCTGAGTGCAGCTGGTGCGAAGGTCGCTGTCGCGAGTACCAGCCCACTGACCCG TGTGGTAGCACCGGCTGTCTGGGCCTGGCCCGCTTCCTGTCGGACTGTCAGTCGTGCCTTGTGTTCAGCGGGAGCCCGGCCTCGCTCCCCCGCGCCCCGGGGGATTTTGGGTGGTGCGTGCAGAATGAGTCCTGCTTGCCCGTCTTAG AGCAGAGCGCCTGCCGCGTGGACCAGATCTCAGGAGCCTACGGCTGGTGGGGGGAGCGCACGCGCTTTCTTACCTTCTTCAATTCTTGCCGTGCTGAGAACTTCGTCCCTGGGATGCACCTGCTCACCTTCCAGCACCCACGCAACAACTCCCAGCCAGACAAG GTCTCCATCTTGCGTAGCACCTCCATCACCCTCAGCCCCTCCACCGAGATGGACGTCACCCTGCAGTTCCGTGGCTTCATCCACCCACTGTGGGGCTCCCCTCCCCCCGCACCCCCGACCACCGAGACGGTCTCCATGTGGGCGCGCATCCAGAGGCTCCACTTCATGGCCCGCATGGCTGCGGGGCCCAACTCCCTAAAGCTG TCGGACGTCATTGGCCGTTGGGGGGCccaacaggaaaaggagagccGTCTGCTGGCCAGGCCCAGTGGATCCCGTCTCTTCCAGAACCTGACCCGGGGTAACCGCTACCTGGTGGAGGCGGAGGGCTACCTTAACAACTCTGGGTCAGGCCACACCAGCGAGATGGCCCTGACCTGGAACCGGACCGTCTTTCCTGGAGGCAGC GAGATCTCCTTCCTCTTCCTGGAGCCTTACCGCTCAAGCTCCTGCTCAGAGTACTACTCCTGCCTGGCCTGTCTCTCAGACCAGTCCTGTGGCTGGTGCCCCCCACAGAACCGTTGTCTGCTCCGCACCTCTGTGGAACCCTGCTTGGAGATGTCTGGCGAGTTGGAACGCCACCTGCTGATCACTCCACAGCACTGCACCCTCTGTGAGGACTACCGTGACTGCACTGCATGCACTCAG GACCCCTACTGTGAGTGGCAGATCAGCTCCAGCAAGAAGGGCGACTACCAGTGCAGCAGGCGGGGAAGGCTGGAAGGATCCATCCGTGACCCGCGGGGGTGCCCCAAAGTGTGCAACCA AAGGAGGACGTGTGGAGAATGCCTATCCAACGCCAGCCAGTGTGCCTGGTGCGAGTCTGCCCAGGTCTGTTTCTACTTCGCTGCCTACCTCACCAAATACCCGTATGGAGAGTGCCGAGACTGGTATGACAG CGTACACTCCACGCCGCAGTGTAAGCAGTGCCCGGCCCTGTCCACCTGCGCAGAGTGCCTGCAGACCTTTCAGTGTGGCTGGTGTGGGGATTACGACAATCCCACCATCGGCAG GTGTCTGCGGGGTGATTGGGCGGGGCTTGCAGATGACTCTGCCTTTAACTGCAGTATTGCTGTGGCGGAAGTGAAGGCTGCACG TGCCCTGTGTTCCACCTCCAGCCCTGAACCACAGACCTCGTCCCCCCCACGCGTCACCGAGATGGAGCTGGAGCACCTGGAGGGCCTCCTGGAAGGCCATAAGGAAGCGGTGTGGTCATACCCCTCGTGCCCAGATGTGGAGGAGTGTCGGCTGGGCCTGCACCGCTGCCACCCCTTTGCCACCTGTGTGAACACAGCCACGGCATACGAGTGCCACTGCGAGAGGGGTTACACTGGCGATGGCGTGCTGCACTGCAACCAGAC CTGTTTCAACGAGTGTCGGGAAGGCAGGTGCAGCGGCAGTCCACGATTCGAGTGTGAGTGCGCCCTGGGCTGGACCTCGGATCCCTCCACCCTGGTGCTCAGCGGTGTCGAGTGTGATGTGGACTGCGGCTGCAATTTCCACAGCACCTGCGTCACCGCACCGGGCATCTGTGACCAGTGCcagg aCTGGACTTCAGGCCTGCAGTGTGAACAGTGCCGACCAGGAAGCTTCGGCTCAGCCCTGGCGGGGGGCGAGGGTTGTGTGCCATGCCAGTGCAATGGGCATGGCGACCCCCTACGGGGCTACTGCCACAATCAGACAGGGCTGTGCTACTGCACCCACAACACCCAGGGCCCACAGTGCGAGAGCTGTCTTCCGGGCTTCTATGGGGACCCACG GAACAACGGCACGTGTTTCCGCCAGTGCCAGGGCCGCTCGGTGCTTTTGTCCTCACCCTCCTCGCAGAGTCCGCTGTTGTCGGCCTCGCTGGGCTGGCGTGGGGGCGCCGGTGCGCAGGGCGGCCTGTCCCACTGCCTCTGGGTGCTCTCTGTAACCAAGGACCTGTCGCCTTGCCTCCCGGGGAAACAGTGTCCGCCTGTGTCTCTCATGCTGCACCCAGACTCCCGCACGCCATGCCCT AGCTCCTACGTGTACGTTTTCGACGGCCTGCCCAGATTCCTTGGCAACGGGGTGGTGCAGTCTGACCACAACCTGATTGGAGCATTCTGCGGGACCACTCGCACGATGCCTGTCACCGTAGAGGCAACATCAG GGGTGATTTCTGTGTACTTTGAGGCCAACGTCTCCTCTGGGCCGCCCCAGGGCTTCAACGCCTCCTTTTGGGTACGGCGGTGCCAGGAGGGGCTGGCGGAGGACAAGATCCCCTGCCAGGGCAGAGCGGAGTGCCGGGGAGGCCTGTGCCGCTGTACCAAGGGCTATGGAGGGCCACACTGCGACAGGCTCCTGTGCCCAGCAGGCTGTGGATCCAAGGAGGGCCGGGGAATGTGCGTTACA GCTCTCGGAATCTGCCAATGTTCGGAGGGCTGGGCTGGCCCTGACTGTGCCTCCCCCACGGGCATCAGCAGCCTGCTGTGGGAGAATCTGCTGGATACTCAGATGACAGCG AACCAGGCTCATAGGTTCCTCCAGAGGATGGGTCATTCTATGGTCTCGGGCCCTCAGGGGACCCTCTGGATGTATGGGGGTCTGTCGCTCACGGAGGGAATGCTAGGAAACGTCTACAG GTACTCTGTGTCCGAGCATCGATGGACACAGATGCTGACCAGCATTGTGGAAGACGGGTTGGCTCCCAGCCCCCGCTATCACCATGCCTCTGCCCTCCTGACCAGCCAGGAACCTCTAGCTGGCACCCAGGGAGTCACGCACGGGGTCATGCTGGTGGTGGGCGGGGTTACGCAAAAGGGCGTTGCCATGGACACTTGGGCCCTCAATCTTAGCAGTCTTGTGTGGAAGGAGTTTAAG AGCTCAATACTGCCCCCTGTGGCTGGACACACCCTCACGATTCGTCATGGCACGTCGGCCCTCCTTATTGGCGGATATTCTCCAGAGAATGGCTTCAACCATCAACTTCTGGAAttcagcctggacagtgggaaCTGGACTGTTGCAGCACATGCTGGGACGCCCCCTACTG GACTGTATGGACATTCGGCGGTCTACCATGAGCAGACAGATGCCGTGTACGTCTTTGGCGGATACCGCTTTCATGTAGAATCGGTGGAGCCCTCGGGGGAGCTGTACAGCCTCTACTACCCTAACCTCACCTGGTCCCTCCTGGTCCCCTCCCAGGGCAACAAG CCCTTGTCGCGGTTTTTCCATGCGGCTGCCCTGCTGAAGGACACCATGGTGGTGGTAGGAGGGAGGACAGGAGAAGAGGATTACAGCAACAGTGTCTCTCTCTACCAGATCAACTGCAACACCTGGATACAACCAG TCTTGGCAGTTGGGGAGCCGGTCAACAAGTCGGTATCTCTGGCGATGGTGGCGTGGGAGGGCCGCCTCTTCCTGTCTGGTGGCTTCAATGGAGTGACTCTGGGGCGCCTACTGACACTATCTGtgcctgctgacccctgcggcCTGCTTCCCACCTCCGAGGCCTGCAACGCCACCACAGGGAGCTGCGTGTGGTTCAGGAGCAGCTGTACCTCCTCTGACACAGCTGAGAG GCTGGGCTGTGAGAATGTTCAGTCTCCGTGTTCCCCAACGCCTCGCCTGCCTGACCAATGCCGCCGGCTGAAGACCTGCAGCGAGTGCCTGGCTCGGCACCCGAAGACCTTCTCCAACCCCACGCAG CCAGCGCTCCAGTGCAAGTGGTGCACGAACTGCCCGGAGGGAGCCTGCATCAACAGCTCCGTCAGCTGCACCTCTGAGCACGACTGCCGCATCAATCAGCGGGAGATCTTCCTGTCCAGCAACTGCACGGAGACTAGCTGCGAGGCGTCCGACTGCCCCAAGTGCACTGCCTCAGGCAAGTGCATGTGGACTCGGCAGTTCAAGCGCACAG GCGAGACTCGCCGCATCCTCAGCGTAAACCCCACCTACGACTGGACCTGCTTCAGCTATGCCCTGCTCAATGtgtctcccatgcaggtggagtcGTCACCGCCACTGCCCTGCCCTCCTCCctgccaccacctgggcacgTGTAGCCTCTGCCTGGGCTCACGGGGCTCCGACGGCGGCTGGCAGCAGTGTGTGTGGAGCGTGGCCCTGCAGCAG TGCATGAGCCCGTCCTTTGTCCCACTCCGCTGCGAGGCCGGACAGTGTGGCCGTTTGCTCACCAGGGGTGACTCCTGCTCACCCCAGTGCTCGCAGCTcacccagtgctcccagtgcatTGCTAGGCCCCAGTGCGGCTGGTGTGCCACCCGTGGGGGCAATGGGGCTGGGCGCTGTTtgcatggtggcctggagg GCGTGAGTGAGGATGTCTGCCCACAGTGGAACAGCAGCTGGTCCTTTCTGCactgcccagaggaggatgagtGCGCCAATGGGCACCACCACTGCAACAGCACGCAGGATTGCCATGACCAACCACAGGGCTACAACTGCACTTGCAGGCAGGGCTACGTGCTCAGcag CATGTCAGGCCAGTGCGAGCCCGTGTGCAGCCAGGGTTGCGTGAATGGCACCTGCGTGTCACCGGGCGTGTGCCACTGCCATTTTGGCTTTGTCGGGGACAGCTGCTCAGCACAGTGCCGCTGCAATAAGCACAGTGACTGCGCCAGCCTCACCCAGCCCGATGTCTGTCTGGAGTGCCACAACAACACCATG GGCCAGCACTGCGAGAAATGCAAGCCGCTGTTTGTGGGCTCAGCGCTCGGTGGCGGTATGTGCCAGCCTTGCCGGAAGTTCTGCCAGGGCAACAGTGCCGTGTGCCTGTCCCGAGAGGAGCACAAGCGGGCGCTGGAGCATCCCAGAGAGTTCTTGCTGGACCCTGAAAGT ATCACACAGTGGGTGATGGAGGGCCCCACGGAGGTCAGTGCCATGTGTGTCAACTGCCAGAACAACAGCGTGGGGGACAAATGCGAGACCTGCCTCAGCGGCTACTTCCTGCTGCAGGGCAAGTGTGAAAA GTGTCAGTGCAACGGCCATGCGGACACCTGCAATGAGCATGACGGCACAGGCTGCCCCTGCCAGAACAACACGGAGACTGCTTCCTGCCTGACCAGCTCTCAGAGTGACAGGAAGGACTGCTACAAGCAGCAG TGTGCTAAATGCAAGGACTCCTTCAATGGTACTCCGGTGAATGGCCGTCAGTGCTACCGGCAGTTCAACGTGGACCATGAGTGCTGCTTTGACCCCACCTCGCAGTCCAATTGCTTCCATGAGCCCAACATCCGCAACCTGCCACGTGGTCGCACCGTCTTCTTCGCGGCCCAGCCCAAGTTCACCAATGTGGACATCCGTGTCACCATCGACGTCACTTTTGGGGAGGTGGAGGTCTACGTTTCCAACTCGCATGACACCTTCATTGTGGAGGTGGACCGGCAAACGGGCGTTCACAGCGTGAAGATTGAGGATGACGTGCCTCGGGGGGAGGTACCCCCATCGCCTATAAAGCTCTACACCAACTCCAGCTCGGGTCTTTCCCCGCCACCCCTCCCCAGCACTCCACTCCAACTGCAAGCCAAGTCACCGGCTGCGGAGCGGGAGATCCGCGAGGAGCGGGCCCAGGGCCTCATCTCCTACATCACTGTGTGGAAGCCTCAGACAGTGCTCATTGTGCGTGGCGTGCGTGACAGGGTGGTCATCACCTTCCCACATGAGGTGCACTCGCTCAAGTCCAGCCGCTTTTACATTGTCCTGAGAGGCGTTGGCACTGAGGCCCATGATGGCCAGTCCCAGGGCCTCCTGTTCCTCCGCCAGGACCAGGCCCACATCGACCTCTTTGTCTTCTTCTCTGTCTTCTTTTCCTgcttcttcctcttcctgtcAGTCTGCGTGCTCCTCTGGAAGGTCAAGCAGTTTCTGGACTTTCGGCGGGAGCAGCGGCGACACATCCAGGAGATGACAAAGATGGCGTCCCGGCCCTTTGCCAAACTCACTGTCTACCTGGAGCCTGAGGAGCCGCAGCTGATCTACCTACCATCCTGCGGCCTGCCTGGCGGCCCCATCTCTATCTCTCATGCTCGTACGAACAAGCTGGGTGGAGTCATGATGGGACCCCGCGGACGGCCGGGGGGTGTGTCCTACAAACACGACCCCGCCTCTGGTCCCGCGGGTCACCAACTGCACCACCTGTCCCTCAGCGGGGGCAACAGTGGCCAGCATCTGCCCCTCCACTACCTGAACACTCAGCACTACGCTTCCACCTTGGCAGGAACCCCCTCCTCACACCTACAGCACCATCCGTCCTCCCACAGCGGCTACCAGCACTTCTGCCGCTCTGACCCCTTCCTCTCGCAGCTCCTGGGCTTCTCCTACTCCTCCTTCAAAGTGGGGCCCATCACGCTGGAGCCCACCGATGACGGCATGGCTGGGGTGGCCacgctccttattcagctgccGGGTGGCATTTTGGCACCCAATCGGGCCTGCCTTGGTTCGGCCCTGGTCACACTACGACAGAACCTGCAGGAGTACTGCGGCCACGGCAGTGGGGGGGCCCACCCAGGGGCTGGCGGCGGCCGCAAGGGACTCCTGGGCCACCAGCATCTCACCACCATGGCCATGTGA